In Styela clava chromosome 14, kaStyClav1.hap1.2, whole genome shotgun sequence, the following are encoded in one genomic region:
- the LOC120341512 gene encoding uncharacterized protein LOC120341512, translating into MVGCNCRILWKLLFVALFAMDYAEANDLGELPTNRPLIIAHRGASGMLPEHTVEAYQLAIEQGADVIECDLAVTKDAQLVCTHEPWLNHSTDVHSHVEFRDRAKTYFIPSDLGFRTDYFTIDFTLEELKTLRKVQTRSYRDQSYNGEFAMASFDEYIAVAQNQSNPRTIGIYPETKVPDFFNKYLEDNGTTMEDILLESLESYGYDKKNSPCFLQSFDIRSLQYLRNRTELKLVYLTGSTLTNDIMEELSTYVSGIGPSKSVIVQIDPIRNTIIGTTTFLARAHQYGFVVHPFTFRNEYQFLAYDYGSDPYKEYELFINHGVDGLFTDFPGSLNNYLTLGAVEECPTDEGTILKTDFVLILFVAIYVMYKIEFVV; encoded by the exons ATGGTTGGGTGTAACTGTCGTATTCTATGGAAACTACTCTTCGTCGCCTTGTTTGCAATGGATTACGCTGAAGCAAATGACTTGGGGGAATTACCTACAAATCGGCCTTTGATTATAGCTCATCGTGGGGCTTCAG GCATGCTACCCGAGCACACCGTAGAAGCTTACCAACTGGCAATCGAGCAAGGAGCTGATGTGATAGAATGCGACTTGGCTGTTACAAAA GACGCCCAACTAGTCTGCACACACGAACCATGGCTGAATCATTCCACAGATGTTCACTCCCACGTTGAATTCCGCGATCGAGCCAAAACCTATTTCATTCCTTCGGATTTAGGGTTCAGAACGGATTACTTTACGATCGATTTTACCCTTGAAGAACTAAAGACGCTGAGAAAG GTGCAAACTCGCTCATATCGGGATCAATCATACAACGGCGAGTTTGCAATGGCTTCGTTTGACGAATATATTGCAGTAGCACAAAACCAGAGCAACCCACGTACAATTGGAATATATCCGGAGACAAAAGTACCGGATttcttcaataaatatttggaaGATAATG GCACGACTATGGAAGACATACTTTTGGAATCTCTGGAAAGCTACGGTTACGATAAAAAGAATTCTCCGTGTTTTTTGCAGTCGTTCGATATAAGAAGTCTGCAATACTTACGGAATCGTACGGAGTTAAAACTG GTTTATCTCACCGGGTCAACTCTGACCAACGATATCATGGAAGAACTATCTACTTACGTCAGTGGGATCGGGCCTTCAAAATCGGTGATTGTTCAAATCGATCCGATACGCAACACGATCATCGGAACAACGACTTTTCTTGCAAGGGCTCATCAGTATGGGTTTGTG GTTCACCCATTCACTTTCCGAAATGAATATCAATTCCTCGCCTACGATTATGGATCCGACCCTTACAAAGAGTACGAGTTATTCATCAACCATGGAGTTGACGGCTTGTTCACTGATTTCCCTGGATCTCTGAACAACTATCTAACACTTGGGGCAGTAGAGGAATGCCCGACAGACGAGGgaacaattttgaaaactgaTTTTGTCTTGATATTGTTTGTAGCGATCTATGTGATGTACAAAATAGAATTCGTGGTCTAG
- the LOC144431905 gene encoding uncharacterized protein LOC144431905 → MAESTDIFEYFVYRDRISITVVILSSAAGRHHLEDWRASKFLGKSKFEFGGDKIAISIRPVRPSHVHVSKEAWIVEKVQVLEYDSKVFRINDHSVDIQLKIEIKDFLTDSIVLIKDLKPFKGSVITARSDSALGALKSESDDTSTSGFDVFGTHRSTYSEDSQHPVKAEPIPEEELRGRDSNRRGAQPIYESFSLRINANGPVEEAIDEPEPNRRNGCESQTAVSLHHHHGPTIVTGNHSNVIIGQEEGNEQAREQDANRAPEDRNNRANANRPERRQRRGSRSAHYYNLRGNRHGANRR, encoded by the exons ATG GCAGAAAGTACTGATATTTTCGAGTACTTTGTTTATCGAGACCGTATCAGTATAACAGTCGTTATTTTGAGCTCTGCTGCCGGTCGTCACCACCTCGAAGATTGGCGAGCAAGTAAATTTCTCGGCAAAAGCAAATTCGAATTTGGCGGGGATAAAATTGCAATATCGATCCGCCCCGTTCGACCATCACATGTACATGTATCAAAAGAAGCGTGGATAGTAGAAAAAGTTCAAGTGCTCGAATACGATTCGAAAGTGTTTCGCATTAACGATCATTCAGTGGATATACAATTAAAGATAGAAATAAAAGATTTTCTCACAGATAGCATCGTTTTGATCAAGGACTTGAAACCGTTCAAAG GTTCTGTTATAACTGCTCGATCCGATTCCGCTTTAGGAg CCCTCAAATCCGAATCTGATGATACTAGCACATCCGGATTTGATGTATTTG GTACGCATAGATCCACTTATTCGGAAGATTCCCAGCATCCGGTCAAAG CTGAACCAATACCGGAAGAAGAGCTCAGGGGAAGAGACTCAAATAGGCGAGGGG CGCAGCCAATATACGAATCTTTCTCTCTCAGAATAAATGCAAACGGGCCTGTAG AAGAAGCGATTGACGAACCAGAACCTAATAGAAGGAATGGTTGTGAGAGCCAAACAGCTGTTTCTCTACATCATCACCATGGACCAACTATTGTTACAG GTAATCATAGCAACGTGATCATTGGCCAAGAAGAAGGAAATGAACAAGCCAGGGAGCAGGACGCAAACC GTGCACCAGAAGATAGGAATAATAGAGCTAACGCGAATAGACCAGAAC GTCGCCAACGTCGCGGAAGCCGTTCGGCGCATTATTACAACCTGAGAGGAAATAG ACACGGTGCTAACAGAAGATAA